From a single Nicotiana tomentosiformis chromosome 2, ASM39032v3, whole genome shotgun sequence genomic region:
- the LOC138904631 gene encoding uncharacterized protein gives MAPKLEDPGAFTIPCTIESADFAKALCDLGASINLMPYLIFKTLGIGQLRPTSMRLQMANCTMKRMLGIIDDVLVRVDKFILPVDFVILDYEVDYEVPIILGRPFLATGKDLVDVKAGELTFRVGDEKVIFHVCKSMRQPNSNEVCSFVDLVTDMIIDDTTATMNVDDTLEAVLLDLDDDETDGYAECMNSL, from the coding sequence atggctcctaaattggaagatcccggcgctttcacaatcccttgtaccattgaaAGTGCCgactttgctaaagctctttgtgatcttggggcaagtatcaatttgatgccctatttgattttcaagactttgggaattgggcaactaagacccacatctatgagattacaaatggcgaaTTGTACCATGAAGAGAATGTTgggtataattgatgatgtgttggttcgtgttgataaattcattctcccggtggattttgttattcttgattatgaagtggactatgaggtgccgattattctgggtagaccttttcttgctacggggaaggatcTTGTTGATGTGAAAGCcggtgaactcactttccgggtgggtgatgaaaaggtgattttccacgtgtgcaaatctatgaggcaaccgaatagcaatgaagtgtgttcatttgtggacttggtgaccgatatgattattgatgatactacTGCcacgatgaatgttgatgatactttggaggctgTTTTGCTTGACCTTGATGATGACGAGACGGATGGCTATGCGGAATGCATGAACTCATTGtga